In Mastacembelus armatus chromosome 4, fMasArm1.2, whole genome shotgun sequence, the following are encoded in one genomic region:
- the gpr52 gene encoding G-protein coupled receptor 52, producing MNHSDLTTDPVLTANSSHGDSFSGKASNHSCPLGWGLTGGLEACVVETAVIVLLTVLIIAGNLTVIFVFHCAPLLHHYTTSYFIQTMAYADLLVGLSCLVPTLSLLHYPAGVQEPITCQVFSYVISVLKSVSMACLACISVDRYLAITKPLSYNQLVTPCRLKGCITLIWVYSSLVFLPSFFGWGKPGYHGDIFEWCAHSWPTSALFTGFVVCLLYAPAALVVCFTYYHIFRICQQHNREISERRARFPSQEMEAGEGGGGGHHGGHGPDRRYAMVLFRITSVFYMLWLPYIIYFLLESSHVLDSPALSFITTWLAISNSFCNCVIYSLSNSVFRLGMRRLSQTICSFSHCAADDRDFGEPKPRKRANSCSI from the coding sequence ATGAACCATTCTGACCTGACAACGGACCCGGTTCTCActgccaacagcagccatggagacTCTTTTTCTGGCAAGGCCTCCAACCACTCCTGTCCCTTGGGCTGGGGACTGACTGGAGGCCTAGAGGCGTGCGTCGTGGAGACTGCTGTCATAGTACTATTGACAGTGCTCATCATTGCAGGGAACCTGACGGTGATATTTGTGTTCCACTGCGCCCCTCTGCTGCACCACTACACCACCAGTTACTTTATACAGACAATGGCCTATGCTGACCTACTGGTGGGGCTTAGTTGTCTGGTGCCTACACTGTCTCTGCTCCATTACCCTGCAGGTGTCCAGGAACCTATCACATGCCAGGTCTTCAGCTATGTCATCTCTGTTCTGAAGAGTGTTTCAATGGCTTGCTTGGCCTGTATCAGTGTGGACCGTTATCTGGCCATAACTAAACCACTATCTTACAACCAGCTGGTGACACCATGCCGCCTAAAAGGCTGTATCACCCTCATCTGGGTCTACTCTAGCCTAGTTTTCTTGCCCTCCTTCTTTGGGTGGGGTAAGCCAGGATATCATGGGGACATTTTTGAGTGGTGCGCTCACTCTTGGCCCACCTCTGCGCTCTTTACAGGCTTTGTAGTTTGCTTGCTCTACGCACCTGCAGCACTTGTGGTCTGTTTTACCTACTACCATATATTTCGCATTTGCCAGCAGCACAACAGGGAGATCAGTGAACGGCGGGCACGTTTCCCCAGCCAGGAAATGGAGGCTGGTGAAGGGGGTGGTGGTGGGCATCATGGAGGGCATGGACCAGATAGGCGCTATGCAATGGTGCTCTTCCGCATCACCAGCGTTTTCTATATGCTGTGGCTGCCCTACATAATCTATTTTCTGCTAGAGAGCTCCCATGTGCTGGATAGCCCTGCACTCTCCTTCATCACCACCTGGCTAGCTATTAGCAACAGCTTTTGCAACTGTGTTATATACAGCCTCTCTAACAGTGTGTTCCGCCTCGGCATGCGTAGGCTCTCACAGACAATTTGCTCCTTCAGCCACTGTGCGGCAGATGACAGAGACTTTGGAGAGCCTAAACCAAGGAAGAGGGCAAACTCATGCTCTATCTGA